One Globicephala melas chromosome 6, mGloMel1.2, whole genome shotgun sequence genomic window carries:
- the HSPA5 gene encoding endoplasmic reticulum chaperone BiP: MKPSLVAAVLLLMLGAARPEEEDKKEDVGTVVGIDLGTTYSCVGVFKNGRVEIIANDQGNRITPSYVAFTPEGERLIGDAAKNQLTSNPENTVFDAKRLIGRTWNDPSVQQDIKFLPFKVVEKKTKPYIQVDVGGGQTKTFAPEEISAMVLTKMKETAEAYLGKKVTHAVVTVPAYFNDAQRQATKDAGTIAGLNVMRIINEPTAAAIAYGLDKREGEKNILVFDLGGGTFDVSLLTIDNGVFEVVATNGDTHLGGEDFDQRVMEHFIKLYKKKTGKDVRKDNRAVQKLRREVEKAKRALSSQHQARIEIESFYEGEDFSETLTRAKFEELNMDLFRSTMKPVQKVLEDSDLKKSDIDEIVLVGGSTRIPKIQQLVKEFFNGKEPSRGINPDEAVAYGAAVQAGVLSGDQDTGDLVLLDVCPLTLGIETVGGVMTKLIPRNTVVPTKKSQIFSTASDNQPTVTIKVYEGERPLTKDNHLLGTFDLTGIPPAPRGVPQIEVTFEIDVNGILRVTAEDKGTGNKNKITITNDQNRLTPEEIERMVNDAEKFAEEDKKLKERIDTRNELESYAYSLKNQIGDKEKLGGKLSSEDKETMEKAVEEKIEWLESHQDADIEDFKAKKKELEEIVQPIISKLYGSAGPPPTGDEEPADKDEL; the protein is encoded by the exons ATGAAGCCCTCCCTGGTGGCTGCGGTGCTGCTGCTGATGCTCGGCGCGGCGCGGCCGGAGGAGGAGGACAAGAAGGAGGACGTGGGCACGGTGGTCGGTATCGACCTGGGCACCACGTACTCCTG CGTCGGGGTGTTCAAAAACGGCCGCGTGGAGATCATCGCCAACGATCAGGGCAACCGCATCACGCCGTCTTATGTGGCCTTCACTCCTGAAGGGGAGCGTCTGATCGGCGATGCAGCCAAGAACCAGCTCACCTCCAATCCTGAGAACACGGTCTTCGACGCCAAGCGGCTCATCGGCCGTACATGGAACGACCCGTCTGTGCAGCAGGACATCAAGTTCTTGCCTTTCAAG gtggttgaaaagaaaactaaaccgTACATTCAAGTTGATGTTGGAGGTGGGCAAACAAAGACATTTGCTCCTGAAGAAATTTCTGCCATGGTTCTCACTAAAATGAAGGAAACTGCCGAGGCTTATTTGGGAAAGAAG GTTACTCATGCAGTTGTTACTGTACCAGCCTATTTCAATGATGCCCAACGCCAGGCAACCAAAGATGCTGGAACTATTGCTGGGTTGAATGTTATGAGGATCATCAATGAGCC TACAGCAGCTGCTATTGCTTACGGCCTGGataagagggaaggggagaagaacATCCTGGTGTTTGACTTGGGTGGTGGAACCTTTGATGTGTCTCTTCTCACCATTGATAATGGTGTCTTTGAAGTTGTGGCCACTAATGGAGATACTCATTTGGGTGGAGAAGACTTTGACCAGCGTGTCATGGAACACTTCATCAAGCtgtacaaaaagaaaactggcaaAGATGTTCGGAAAGACAACAGAGCTGTGCAGAAACTCCGGCGTGAGGTTGAAAAGGCCAAACGGGCCCTGTCTTCTCAACATCAAGCAAGAATTGAAATTGAGTCCTTCTATGAAGGAGAAGACTTCTCTGAGACCCTTACTCGGGCCAAATTTGAAGAGCTAAACATG GATCTGTTCCGTTCTACCATGAAGCCTGTCCAGAAAGTGCTGGAAGATTCTGATTTAAAGAAGTCTGATATTGATGAAATTGTTCTTGTTGGTGGCTCTACTAGAATCCCAAAGATTCAACAACTGGTTAAAGAGTTTTTCAATGGCAAGGAGCCATCCCGTGGCATAAACCCAGATGAGGCTGTAGCGTATGGTGCTGCTGTCCAGGCTGGTGTACTCTCTGGTGATCAAGATACAG GTGATCTGGTATTGCTTGATGTATGTCCCCTTACACTTGGTATTGAAACCGTGGGAGGTGTCATGACCAAACTGATTCCAAGGAACACTGTGGTGCCCACCAAGAAGTCTCAGATCTTTTCTACAGCCTCTGATAATCAGCCAACTGTTACCATCAAGGTCTATGAAG GTGAACGACCCCTGACGAAAGACAATCACCTTCTGGGAACTTTTGATCTGACTGGAATTCCTCCTGCTCCCCGTGGGGTTCCACAGATTGAAGTCACCTTTGAGATAGATGTGAATGGCATTCTTCGAGTGACAGCTGAAGACAAAGGTacaggcaacaaaaataaaatcacaattaCAAATGACCAAAATCGCCTGACACCTGAAGAAATTGAAAGGATGGTCAATGATGCTGAGAAGTTCGCTGAGGAAGACAAAAAGCTCAAGGAGCGCATTGACACCAGAAATGAGTTGGAAAGCTATGCCTACTCTCTAAAGAATCAGATTGGAGATAAAGAAAAGCTGGGAGGTAAACTTTCCTCTGAAGATAAGGAGACCATGGAAAAAGCTGTAGAAGAAAAGATTGAGTGGCTAGAAAGTCACCAAGATGCTGACATTGAAGATTTCAAAGCTAAAAAGAAGGAGCTGGAAGAAATTGTTCAGCCAATTATCAGCAAACTCTATGGAAGTGCAGGCCCTCCCCCAACTGGTGATGAGGAACCAGCAGACAAAGACGAGTTGTAG